The genomic window GGTGTTCTACGTCGGTGCCTTCATCCTGTTCCTCCGCATCGCCATGCACTACGAGGGTCAGAGACGGGCGAGCATCGATGCTTTCGGGCCGCGCTCGGTGCCGAGCCGGACCTAGGCCGGTCGATCGCTTGGCCGCGAGCGCATCGAGATCGAAGACCGCCGGCATGTTCGGCACCGCGCAGCGGCGCGCGGTGCGGGCCGGGACCAGCGCGACGGTCGCCTTCTATCTGGGCTGGGTCGTGATCGACAACCCCGAGCTCGCGGTGTTCGCAACGCTGAGCGTGATCGGGCTGCTGGTCCTGGCCGACTTCGGGGGCAGCCCGGGACGGCAGGCACGCGCCTACGCCCTTGCGACGGTACTCGCCGCCGCGCTGGTCGCGCTGGGAACCGCCGTCTCCGAGCACACGTTCGCGGCCGCCGGGCTGCTGTTCGTGGTCGCGCTGTGCGTCTCGCTGTCCACTGCAGTAGGCCGCAACGTGGCCACGGGCGCGAACGGCGTTCTACTGTTCTTCCTCGTTGCCTGCGCCGTCCCCGCATCGCTCAGCGCGCTGGAATCCCGGGTCTACGGCGTCCTCCTCGGCGGCGGTATCTCGCTGTTGGCGGCCCTGATCATCTGGCCACAGCGCCCGCTGAACCGCCTGCGCCCGGCGCTTGCCGACGCCGTCGACACGCTCGCAACCCGCATAGGACGGTTGAGCCAACGTCGGGAGGATGCAGCCGACTCGTTCGCCGAGCCCGTCCGCGACGCGCTTGCCAGCGCGGGGCCGGACCGCCTGGCGGTCGGCGAGCGCCCCACGCTGGCCACAGAGCGCGACCACGCACAGCTGCGCGTGGGCTACGGCCTCAGCCGCGTGCAGCTGATGTTGGAGCGACTCTCGCAGCGGCCAGTGCTCTCACGGGGCGTCGCCGACGCCGAGCGGATCCTGGCTCGGGAGCTGCGTCAGGTGCTCGAGGCGACCGCCGCGGCTCTGCGCGGCGAGCGCCCGCCGCCAGCGGTCGACGAGGCCCTCGATGCCGGACGCGCGCACCGGGAACGCAGCGACGCGGCGCTCGTCCGCGACCTCACCCTTGGGGGAGCCGGCGACACGCTCGCTGTCGGGGCCGACCGCTCGCTGCTCGCCGGCGAGCTCGCCACCTCGGTGGGCGGAGTGGTTCAGGACGCCCGCGTGGTGGTCGGCACCGACCGCCACCCGGCTCGCGTCGGCTCGTTGAGCGAGGGGTTCGCGCGCCGCGTGGAGGCCGTGCTCGACCGCCTGGTGGCGATCGTATCCTCGACCCTCAGCACCCGCTCTGTCGTGCTCCAGAACAGCTTGCGCCTGGCGGTCGCGTTGTCCCTCGCACGGCTGGTGGGCGGGGTGCTCGAGGTCGAGAACGGCTTCTGGGTCCTGTTCGCCACGCTGAGCGTCATGCGCACGAGCGCCATTCGAACAGGCGCCACCGCGCTTCAGGCCGTGCTCGGCACCCTGATCGGCTTCGCGGTTGGCGTCCCGCTGCTGCTGGCGATAGGCACCAGAGGTCACCTCCACCTCTATGTGCTTCCGATCGTCATCGTCGGCGGGTTGCTGGCCGGGTCGATCAACGTGGTGTGGGGGCAGGCGGGGTTCACCGTGCTCGTGTCTGTCCTCTTCGACCTCGTCGAGCCGACCGGCTGGGAGATCGGGGTCATCCGCGTCCAGGATGTCGTGATCGGCGCTGCGGCGGGCGTGCTGCTCGGTCTGGCGGTGTGGCCGCGGGGCGCCGCCGGACAGTTGGCGAAATCGCTCGGCGAGGCCGTCGAGGCGTGCGGGGACCTGGTGGCCGCTACCGTGCTGCGCCGCCTGCACCCGACCGGCCTGGAGCAGCTATCGCCCCTGCGCTCCAGCGTGCGGGCGAAGGCGCTGCGCGCCGACGGCGTGCTCGCCGTGTTCCTCACCGAGCGGCCCAACGCCGAGGAGATCACGATCTGGGAGCAGATGTCGGTGTTCGTGCACACGCGCTGGTACGGAGCCGAGATGCTGGCGCGTCAGTCGGTGGTGCCACCCCCGGCGGAGGCCGCGAACCTGGTCGACTCGCTGGCGGAGCGTGTGGACGAGCTTCACGCCGCCCATTCCGCGGTCGGCGCCGCCATCGCCCGGCGCGAGCGACCGCCCCCGGTGCGGGCGCGGATCGACGTCGACCACCTCGACAGGAGGTCGCGCGAGCTGGCGGCCCGCCCTCCCTCGGACGATCCCTGGGCCGAGCGGGGAGTGGTCGAGATCCTGCGAACGCGCGCGCTGGTCGCGGAGATCACGATCTCGCTGACCCGGCTGCGCGACCTGGTCGCCGAGAAGACCTGGTCGTCGGCCGAGCCTGATGCAGCCGATGCCGTCACCACAGCGACCAGCTAAGGGGCAGCTCGACCGCTACTCCTGCAGCGCCTGGGCAGCATGGGCGAGCGAGTCCTCCCACACCCAGTTGATCTCGAAGTGACGGTTGGGCTCGCTCATTATGTTGTACGTCCACCAGAGCAGGTAGATCCCGACGGTGACGATGCTGACGATGATGCGGGCGACGTAGTTGTGCTTGCCCTTGATGCGAGCCGGGTCGGGCTGAGGAAGGGGCTGACCGAGTCGTGTGTAGATGGTGGCCAACTCGGCCTCGACGCCGCCCTCCGCCAAGTCGTGCTTGATGAGATCGGCGTCGAGTCCGCAGTACACGAGGAAGAGGACGACCATTACCCACGCGATGCTGGCGCCGGCGAAGGTGTAACTGATGAGGGGCGCCGGCATCAGGCGCGCGCTGGTGAACCAGAAGGCGCCGATGTAGATCACCAACCAGATGACGGGGTCCTTGAGTTTGGTGCCGAGAATGCGAAGGTCCTCGAGGTCACCGGCGGTGCGCTCGAAGTGCGGGCGGAGCTCCTCCTGGAGGCCCCGCCAACCCGCTACCTGCCAGGCGTGGGCGGTGGCCGCGTCGAGGAGTTCCACGCGACGGGCGTTGTGGCTCCGCATCCGACGAATGAGCTGGTAGTACATGTACATATAGAACAGCCCGACAGTGAGGATCTCCCATCCCAGCGCGCTCCAGAAGTTGGCGATGTAATCGGTCTCATGGCGCCGCTGGTACGCCGAGTGGAGGCGCTCGATGGGCGGCACCGTCGGGACGCCCAATCCGCCTGCGGAGGGGGGCGCGGCTGCTGGTCGTGAGCTCTGGCCGGTGGCCGGTCCGCTGTCGATTCCGCCGTCCATTCAGCTGCCGCCCGACTGCCATTCCTGGCCGCTCACGGCGCCGTCGGCCAGGTCTCGTTCATAGCCAGGACATCGTGCACGAGGTCCGTCTCCTGGACAAAGTCACCGGACATGACCTCCAGGTTCGCCTGTGTCTTGGGGTCCTTGCGCCATTGAGCCACGAGCCTAGCGAGGACGGTCTTCTCGTCGCGAAGCATCTTCTCCGGGGCGACGTTGCAGACATCGGACAAGTCGTCCGGGGTCCCTTGAATGAACAGGGTGTGCACCCCTCCGACCATGGACGGACCAAATGGGGTAGGTGGGCCGGGGCCGTTTCCATCAGTACTCCGGGATTTCACCGCCGAAGATACCTGTGGCCAGACGCCAACCCGCTGCGTCGGCGGGTCCGGCGGCTGGTCCTCGAGCCCGGAGGCCGAGCACTGGTTGGCGAAGTAGCTCTGGGCGTTGCCCATCCCGAAGGGCGGGTCAGGGTTCCAGTGCCCGGCGAAGGGGTCCGCGGCGTCCAGGCACTGGCTGTTGTCCATGATCACCCGCGCCGCCCCCTTGGAATCGGGCAGTGACCACAGCTGGCCCAGGGTCACCTGACCGGGATCGGTGGTGCCGAACTGGGCCTGGAGCGCGCTGGGGGTCACCAGGGCGTCCCCCAGCTGCTGCCCAAGCGACTGGCAGTCGGCGGTCGGGACGGCGCCGTCGATGCTGAGGTTGAGCATGATGATCTCCTGGTTCCGAGGCCCTGGCCCCGCACCCGCGCTGCCCGGTTTGTTCGTCGCCCACTCGGTTACGTCCTTGAAAATGCGGTTCAGCCGCAGCCAGGGTGAGACTGCCTCACCGTGGTTGAGGTAATAGCCTCCCTTGGTGGCCCGCACGCGGATGTCGAACGCCCGGGCGCCGTCGTTCAATTGGTGGATGAGATCCTCGGACTGCGTGATGGCGTCATCGTTTATTGCCGGGTCGAGGCTGTAGGTGCCCGCGTCGTGTGACCCGGGGATGACAATGTCACTCAACTTCCGATCCGACAGGTGGGCGGCGAGATCGTGCATCCAGGCGGTGTCTGCACCGTTTCCCGATGCGCGGGTGGATCGGGAGCCGCCGACAGCCCCGGCGATTCCAGCGATCGCTCCCACTAGCACGATAGCGGCGACTCCCCCCCCAACCCACGGCCATTTCCGGCGTTTGGTTGGTTCGCCTGGAGTCGCCCATGGTTGGTCGGGCCGTGCTGGCCGCGTCTCGGGCCATTGCCGAGGTGGTGGAGCCCAAGCTGGTGGACCCGGAACCTCTCCTGTCGTCATCCTGGCCTTTCCCCCCGGCCCATGCTCTTGCCCGTGTCGTCGACATACGCGAGGGTGCCGAAGCAGGGCACCTCGTAAAACTCTGTCCGGCGCTCGTTAGACCAATCGCCCGGCTCGACCAAAATCTAGACCCATCTTGTCAGTTCCACCGCCGCCTCGATGTGCCCGGGGACCTAACAGGGCCGGCCGGTCTACCGGGCGAGGCGACTGACCAGAGACGAAGCTGTGGCCACACCCACCAGTCCGGCGGCACTGAGGACGAGAAAGTCCAAGCCCACGTGGGCCGGCGATCCGATGAGCATCCCACGCAGACCATCGACCTCATAGCTGAGCGGGTTGACCCGGCTGAGAGCGCGAAGCCACTCCGGCATGATGCTCACCGGATACAGAGCGCTCGAGGCGAAGAACAAGGGCATCGTGATCATCTGGCCGATGCCCATCAAGCGATCCCGCTTGAGCACCACGCCGGCAACGGTCATCGAAAGACAGGAGAAGAATGCCGCCCCCAGCATCACGATGACGAAGGAACCGAGGATGTCCAGCGGGTTCACCGAGAGTGCGACGCCGAGGATGGCCGACAACACGAGCACCACTATCGCCTGGGCCAAGGCCCGAATGCCGGCGGCAAACGACTTGCCGAGGATCAGAGCGGACCGGGGCGTTGGTGTGACGAGCAGCTTCGTAAGCACCCCGGCGTCGCGCTCCCAGATGATCTGTATCCCGTAGAAGATGGCAACGAAGAGACCTGCCTGGGCGATGATCCCCGGCGCCAGAAAGTCGAGATATGGCTTGTGTCCGCTGGGAATGGCCCGAAGCCGGGTGAAGGTCTCGCCGAAGATGACCAACCACAACACGGGCTGGACGGCTCGAGTAACCAGCTCCGTGCGGTCATGGCGGATCTTCTGGAGCTCGACGAGGCAGAACGTGGCCACTCGGCTCGGGAACTGGCGCCATGTTTTCGAACCAGCAATGAGCGTCGACTCAGCCGAGGCGACCCGCGGTTCTACGAGTGCTGCGGATTTCACGAAGACCTCCCTTCCTCTCTTCCTCGCCGCTCAGGGTGTCGCCGCTGTAGTGGCGGAAGACGTCCTCGAGCGTCGATCCGGCGCCCAGGCCGGCCTTCAGCTCGTCAGGGGCTCCTTCGCTGCGAATTCGCCCCAGATGCATGAGGGCGACGCGATCGCAGAGTGCGTCGGCTTCCTCCATGTAATGCGTGGTGAGCAGCACGGTCATGCCCGTCGTCTGCCTGAGCTCCTCGACCCGAAGCCAGACGCCGTCGCGAGCTACTGGGTCGAGGCCGACGGTCGGCTCATCGAGCACGAGTAGAGCTGGGCGATTGACGAGGGCCTGGGCGAGCTCGAGCCGTCGGATCATGCCGCCCGAGTACGACGAGGCCAGCCGGTCGGCCGCGTCACCGAGCCCCATCACGTCGAGGGCATCGGCCACACGTCGCTTACGCTCGCGGCGCGGCACATCGAAGAGCCGGGCGAACCAGGTCACGTTCTCTCGCCCGGTGAGGGCGGCCTCGACCGAGAGCTGCTGCGGCACATAGCCGATGAGTCGACGCACCGCCATCGGGGAACGGCTCACGTCGTGTCCTAGCACCTCGACGACTCCAGCCTGGACCGGCAGGAGGGTGTTGATAACCCGGATCGTCGTCGTCTTACCAGCCCCGTTGGGACCGAGCAGGCCGAACACCTCACCCTGACAGACCGTGAGGTCGACATCGTCTACAGCCACCTCGTCACCGAATCGATGACGGAGACCTCGGCACAAGAGAGCCGGGACCTTCGGCACCGGTCCGCGATCGGCGCCCGGCCCGTGCCAAGGGCCTTCTTCGCGAGACGCCCGGTTCGGTCGGTGGCTCACCGGCCGGTTCCCTGCTCTTCGAGATGCTCCGCGAGGCGAGCAAGCATCGGCACGGCGTCAATCAGCCTCCGCTGGTCCTCGGGTGGGAGCCGCCCGACGGCGTCGCCGAGGCCTACGACGCGGCGATCTCTCCAGGCGTCGACCTTTCGACGGATGTCGGCCGACAGCTCCAGCCGGGCTACCCGGCGATCCGACCCGTGTACGCGGCGCAGGATCATGCCCTCGTCGGTCAGCTGACGCACGAGCGTGCTGACGGTGTTAGGCGCCAACCTCAGGTCCTGCGCCGCATCTGCGATCGACACCCCCGGGCGGCGCCGAACCAAACGGAGGAGCTCCAGCTGTGCACCGGTCAGAGTCGACAGCTCCACCGGCCGTTCCGCCTCGCGACGGCCGGCACGGCGGATCGACGCCATGTTGGTGAGCAGCTCGTCGGCCAGGCGCTGTCGATCGCCGCGGCGCAGGTCGTTCGATCTGCTGCCCGCCATTTCCCTCCGAGCCTCTGAACGGGAGGGAGTCATGGACCGGGGGGACATCTTGCAATATTACCTCTGTGGCAGAGCTAATGTCAGATGGCACTCGGCCAACGGCTGTCTTCGCCTTCCACCCGAGCCCGTCGGCGATCTAGCAGAGGTTGACCTTCTTCGCCGACAGCACATGGCCCACAGCGTCGTCGAGTCGTGACAGGGGAAGCGTTCCGTCACTGACTGCAGCGGTCAGCTGGTTCGCCACGGCGGCGGGTCCTGACGAGGGCGCCGCGAGGTCGTAGAGCACCATGTCGGCACCAGCGGTCACGGCCTGCACCGCGGCATGAGGAACGTCCAATCCCGTGGCCCTGATGGAACTGGCAGACAGCGAGTCGGTCAGCACGAGGCCACCGAAGCCGAGTTGGTGTACCAGGAGGCCGCCGATGGCCGCCGAGGACAGACTGGCGGGCCCAGTCGTGAGGCCCGGGATTGTGGCGTTGCCCACCATGACGGCTGGGAGTTGAGCGTGAACGGCGTCGCCGAAGGGCAGCAGGTCCGACCCCTCCAGCGCCGGCAGTGGCGGGGTCGAGGCCGGTGCGGCATCGGTGTTGGCGGTCGCCTGGCCTTCACCGGGAAAATGCTTGACGACGGGCATGACGCCGGCGGCCAAGAGGCCTTGGGCAAAACCGAGCCCGTAGCTGGCGGCGACTCCCGGATCAGGGCTGAACGAGCGGGGACCGTCGGTGTGCTGGAGGTCCGGCCCAGGCCCGCTCGCCAGATCGAGCACCGGGGCAAGGTCGACGTCCACGCCGTTGGCGAGCAGCTGGTGCCCGGTGGCCTCGCCCAGTTGCCGAACACCGTCCGGGTTGAGGCTGGCGGCCATGACCCTGGGCGACGCCAAGGGTCCGACCAGATTGGGCATCCGTTGGACCGCCCCGCCCTCCTCGTCGGTCATGATCAGCGGGGAGATACCACCCGGCGCTTGCGCCTTGAGGCCTGCCAGCTGCCGCGAGAGGTCCGTCGGTGCTGCTGACCCGAACAGGATGACCCCCCCGGCACCCTGGCGCACCGCTGGCATTGCCATCGTCACCGCGGTCTCCTCCGCCGG from Acidimicrobiales bacterium includes these protein-coding regions:
- a CDS encoding glycoside hydrolase family 3 N-terminal domain-containing protein — encoded protein: MASALIALSASCATSASHAERSPVRHSAAGPTSVPAATTTTTTCSNASVVATWPVARRAAQLVVVPAEETAVTMAMPAVRQGAGGVILFGSAAPTDLSRQLAGLKAQAPGGISPLIMTDEEGGAVQRMPNLVGPLASPRVMAASLNPDGVRQLGEATGHQLLANGVDVDLAPVLDLASGPGPDLQHTDGPRSFSPDPGVAASYGLGFAQGLLAAGVMPVVKHFPGEGQATANTDAAPASTPPLPALEGSDLLPFGDAVHAQLPAVMVGNATIPGLTTGPASLSSAAIGGLLVHQLGFGGLVLTDSLSASSIRATGLDVPHAAVQAVTAGADMVLYDLAAPSSGPAAVANQLTAAVSDGTLPLSRLDDAVGHVLSAKKVNLC
- a CDS encoding ATP-binding cassette domain-containing protein, whose product is MAVDDVDLTVCQGEVFGLLGPNGAGKTTTIRVINTLLPVQAGVVEVLGHDVSRSPMAVRRLIGYVPQQLSVEAALTGRENVTWFARLFDVPRRERKRRVADALDVMGLGDAADRLASSYSGGMIRRLELAQALVNRPALLVLDEPTVGLDPVARDGVWLRVEELRQTTGMTVLLTTHYMEEADALCDRVALMHLGRIRSEGAPDELKAGLGAGSTLEDVFRHYSGDTLSGEEERKGGLREIRSTRRTAGRLG
- a CDS encoding ABC transporter permease; protein product: MKSAALVEPRVASAESTLIAGSKTWRQFPSRVATFCLVELQKIRHDRTELVTRAVQPVLWLVIFGETFTRLRAIPSGHKPYLDFLAPGIIAQAGLFVAIFYGIQIIWERDAGVLTKLLVTPTPRSALILGKSFAAGIRALAQAIVVLVLSAILGVALSVNPLDILGSFVIVMLGAAFFSCLSMTVAGVVLKRDRLMGIGQMITMPLFFASSALYPVSIMPEWLRALSRVNPLSYEVDGLRGMLIGSPAHVGLDFLVLSAAGLVGVATASSLVSRLAR
- a CDS encoding FUSC family protein; the encoded protein is MFGTAQRRAVRAGTSATVAFYLGWVVIDNPELAVFATLSVIGLLVLADFGGSPGRQARAYALATVLAAALVALGTAVSEHTFAAAGLLFVVALCVSLSTAVGRNVATGANGVLLFFLVACAVPASLSALESRVYGVLLGGGISLLAALIIWPQRPLNRLRPALADAVDTLATRIGRLSQRREDAADSFAEPVRDALASAGPDRLAVGERPTLATERDHAQLRVGYGLSRVQLMLERLSQRPVLSRGVADAERILARELRQVLEATAAALRGERPPPAVDEALDAGRAHRERSDAALVRDLTLGGAGDTLAVGADRSLLAGELATSVGGVVQDARVVVGTDRHPARVGSLSEGFARRVEAVLDRLVAIVSSTLSTRSVVLQNSLRLAVALSLARLVGGVLEVENGFWVLFATLSVMRTSAIRTGATALQAVLGTLIGFAVGVPLLLAIGTRGHLHLYVLPIVIVGGLLAGSINVVWGQAGFTVLVSVLFDLVEPTGWEIGVIRVQDVVIGAAAGVLLGLAVWPRGAAGQLAKSLGEAVEACGDLVAATVLRRLHPTGLEQLSPLRSSVRAKALRADGVLAVFLTERPNAEEITIWEQMSVFVHTRWYGAEMLARQSVVPPPAEAANLVDSLAERVDELHAAHSAVGAAIARRERPPPVRARIDVDHLDRRSRELAARPPSDDPWAERGVVEILRTRALVAEITISLTRLRDLVAEKTWSSAEPDAADAVTTATS
- a CDS encoding MarR family winged helix-turn-helix transcriptional regulator; this encodes MAGSRSNDLRRGDRQRLADELLTNMASIRRAGRREAERPVELSTLTGAQLELLRLVRRRPGVSIADAAQDLRLAPNTVSTLVRQLTDEGMILRRVHGSDRRVARLELSADIRRKVDAWRDRRVVGLGDAVGRLPPEDQRRLIDAVPMLARLAEHLEEQGTGR